Proteins encoded by one window of Salvia splendens isolate huo1 chromosome 5, SspV2, whole genome shotgun sequence:
- the LOC121804149 gene encoding transcriptional regulatory protein AlgP-like: MARQLIVLALLFSAAFAAAVSAQSPSAAPSALPAAAPSKAAATTPAAAPKAAAVPAAAPSKIAATPTAAVPAAAEEEAVTPASEASPAAAPGDAPAEAPLADGPEVADEAMPAADAATGAAAGLELSAVVGTAAAAGVFFF; the protein is encoded by the coding sequence atggcCCGCCAATTGATCGTTCTTGCCCTCCTCTTCTCCGCCGCCTTCGCCGCCGCGGTTTCCGCCCAATCCCCATCCGCCGCTCCCTCGGCCTTGCCCGCGGCAGCGCCTTCAAAGGCCGCCGCCACCACCCCTGCCGCGGCCCCCAAAGCCGCAGCAGTTCCCGCCGCGGCTCCGAGCAAGATCGCCGCCACTCCCACGGCCGCCGTTCCGGCCGCCGCGGAGGAGGAGGCTGTAACTCCAGCCAGCGAAGCCTCTCCCGCCGCCGCCCCCGGAGACGCTCCGGCTGAGGCACCGCTTGCCGATGGGCCTGAGGTGGCTGACGAAGCTATGCCGGCAGCTGATGCTGCCACTGGCGCCGCCGCTGGTTTGGAGTTGTCAGccgtcgtgggaaccgccgccgccgccggagtGTTCTTCTTCTAA